The Clostridioides sp. ES-S-0010-02 genome window below encodes:
- a CDS encoding class I SAM-dependent methyltransferase, translating into MKQNKYDNDEFFCKYSDMERSKKGLEGAGEWHTLKKMLPDFEGKRVLDLGCGFGWHCQYAVENGAESAIGIDISEKMLKEARNKTKFDNIKYICMPIEDIDFPKDCFDVVISSLAFHYIQSFEDICKNISNCLSSGGDFVFSVEHPIFTAYGAQEWYCDKDGNNLHWPVDNYFIEGLRKSNFLGEEVIKYHKTLTTYLNTLVKTGFEILEIIEPQPEGKLLNTIPEMKDELRRPMMLLVSARKK; encoded by the coding sequence ATGAAACAAAATAAATATGATAATGATGAATTTTTTTGTAAATACAGTGATATGGAACGCTCTAAAAAAGGTCTTGAAGGTGCTGGAGAATGGCATACTCTAAAAAAAATGTTACCTGATTTTGAGGGGAAACGAGTATTAGATTTAGGGTGCGGTTTTGGATGGCACTGTCAATATGCAGTTGAAAATGGTGCAGAGTCTGCTATTGGAATTGATATTTCAGAAAAGATGCTAAAAGAAGCAAGAAATAAAACCAAATTTGATAATATAAAATACATATGTATGCCTATTGAAGATATAGACTTCCCAAAAGATTGCTTTGATGTAGTAATTAGTTCTTTGGCTTTTCATTATATTCAATCATTTGAAGATATATGTAAAAATATAAGCAATTGTCTTTCAAGCGGAGGAGATTTTGTATTTTCAGTTGAACATCCTATATTCACTGCATATGGAGCTCAAGAATGGTACTGTGATAAAGATGGAAACAATTTACACTGGCCAGTAGATAACTATTTTATAGAGGGACTTCGAAAATCAAATTTTTTAGGGGAAGAAGTTATAAAATATCATAAAACATTAACTACTTATCTAAATACTTTAGTTAAAACTGGATTTGAGATATTAGAAATAATCGAACCTCAACCAGAAGGGAAATTATTAAATACGATTCCTGAAATGAAAGATGAATTACGTAGACCTATGATGTTACTTGTTTCTGCAAGGAAAAAGTAA
- a CDS encoding YtxH domain-containing protein, with protein MSLSKKIEDKRKAKQRAEKAKQAKIATAGVVLGAVTGAVGGVLLAPKSGKETREDIKDASQQIADKINMKTVDVKGKMSEKLEDRKGNFIESKQKIRNYIDNKKRVEDSSEEDKVIDIVEPVSVTEE; from the coding sequence ATGAGCTTATCAAAAAAAATAGAAGATAAAAGAAAAGCTAAACAAAGAGCTGAAAAAGCCAAACAAGCTAAAATTGCAACGGCTGGTGTCGTATTAGGAGCTGTTACTGGTGCAGTTGGAGGAGTATTACTAGCACCTAAATCAGGAAAAGAAACAAGAGAAGATATAAAAGATGCATCTCAACAAATTGCGGATAAAATAAACATGAAAACAGTGGATGTAAAAGGTAAGATGTCTGAGAAATTAGAAGACAGAAAAGGAAATTTCATTGAATCAAAGCAAAAGATAAGAAATTATATAGATAATAAAAAACGTGTTGAAGATTCTAGCGAGGAAGATAAAGTAATAGACATTGTTGAACCAGTAAGTGTCACTGAGGAATAA
- a CDS encoding sulfonate/nitrate/taurine transporter ATP-binding protein, producing the protein MAEAISISDKVAILSKRPATIKNIYDIELNMDGTKTPLKTRKVPDFQKYFDILWKELDTHEA; encoded by the coding sequence ATGGCAGAAGCAATAAGCATATCAGATAAAGTTGCAATACTATCTAAAAGACCAGCTACTATAAAAAATATTTATGATATTGAACTTAATATGGATGGAACAAAAACGCCTCTCAAAACACGTAAAGTTCCCGATTTTCAAAAGTATTTCGACATCTTATGGAAGGAGCTAGATACACATGAGGCTTAA
- a CDS encoding ABC transporter permease has protein sequence MNIFNKVALQNMKKRRTRTIVTVIGVVLSAAMITAVATLAISLQNYMVNGSIEKYGGWHVEFLDVNSSFVQKQIGNDKVANTATFENIGYAKLDGNKNPNKPYLFIAGFSEKAFDTLPITLISGRLPENSGEILVSGKVATDGGVKFAVGDTISLPVGNRMNGNEKLSQSDQYTAGDETLVPQGERSYTVVGTCQRPVFEESSAPGYTLITKADAQIKADSLSLFVTLKNPRQVHSYTNSTGDHAYVLNDNVLRFMGISDNNLFNMLLYSVGGIVVAIIMLGSIFLIYNSFNMSLNERTQQFGILSSVGATAKQLRNSVLFEGLCIGAVGIPIGVAVGIVSIGLVISVISKNFANVLYTNVPLTLTLSIPAIVVAAVVSMVTILISAYIPARKAASKPVMECIRQTNEVKIESKAVRISKLAQRIYGLEGTLALKNFKRNKKRYRSIVLSLVLSIVLFISTSALVADLKQVSNQASEVTDQDIIFSTQDMNDSKMLQLYNKLKTTNGVYEGLYQELMTYSCVVKVSELTDDYLNYEGSHSPSETVDMPVDMQFLDDSTYLNIIKSLGLPTEEYTGQNAKMIAVSMMVEDDHTIDIFTNSSINLKLTSEADSKSNTVDRQNVNISFVKVVPPDSPPGVRNSKMRKACFRVLAPYSVKDSFETPSISKGIKSLSFKSKNPNQSVAEMEKIIEIEGITAEYNLYNMYGMMDENRNYIFIANVFAYTFIIMISLIAVANVFNTISTNIKLRRRELAMLRSVGMSERDFQKMMNFECAFYGMRSLFFGLPIAVISSWLIHKGMVKDDIDFVLPWTSIGISVFVVLFIVFITMLYAISKIKRENIIDALRDDMT, from the coding sequence ATGAACATTTTCAACAAAGTTGCACTGCAAAACATGAAAAAGAGACGCACACGAACGATTGTAACAGTTATCGGAGTTGTTCTGTCTGCTGCTATGATTACAGCAGTCGCTACACTTGCCATTTCCCTGCAAAACTATATGGTAAATGGTTCGATTGAGAAATATGGTGGTTGGCATGTTGAGTTTTTGGATGTTAATTCCTCTTTCGTACAGAAACAGATAGGAAATGATAAAGTTGCAAATACCGCAACATTTGAAAATATTGGCTATGCAAAGCTTGATGGCAACAAAAACCCAAACAAACCGTATCTTTTTATAGCTGGATTCAGCGAAAAAGCCTTTGATACTTTGCCTATAACTTTGATTTCTGGCAGATTACCTGAAAACAGTGGAGAGATTCTTGTTTCGGGTAAAGTTGCAACAGATGGCGGTGTCAAATTCGCAGTGGGCGACACTATTTCTTTGCCTGTGGGAAACCGTATGAATGGAAATGAGAAGCTTAGTCAGAGTGACCAATATACTGCTGGAGATGAAACTCTTGTTCCACAAGGCGAGAGAAGCTACACAGTTGTTGGTACCTGCCAAAGGCCTGTCTTTGAGGAATCTTCCGCACCAGGATACACATTGATAACCAAAGCGGATGCACAAATCAAGGCTGACAGCCTTAGCCTGTTTGTCACGTTGAAAAATCCACGTCAGGTTCATTCATATACAAACAGTACTGGAGACCATGCTTACGTTTTAAATGATAATGTGTTGCGTTTCATGGGTATTTCCGACAATAACTTGTTCAATATGCTTTTGTACTCAGTTGGTGGTATTGTGGTCGCCATAATCATGCTCGGCTCGATTTTTCTGATATATAATTCGTTTAACATGTCGTTGAACGAACGCACACAGCAGTTTGGAATCCTTTCATCTGTTGGAGCTACAGCAAAGCAGCTACGTAATTCAGTTTTATTTGAAGGTCTTTGCATTGGTGCTGTTGGCATACCAATTGGTGTTGCGGTTGGTATAGTTAGTATTGGACTTGTTATTTCTGTTATCTCCAAAAATTTCGCAAATGTTCTCTACACCAATGTACCTTTGACCTTGACGTTGTCCATCCCAGCAATCGTTGTTGCGGCAGTGGTCAGCATGGTTACCATCTTGATATCGGCTTATATTCCAGCTAGAAAGGCTGCCAGCAAACCAGTGATGGAGTGTATTCGCCAGACGAACGAGGTGAAAATTGAATCCAAAGCAGTAAGGATATCAAAGCTTGCACAGCGTATTTACGGTCTGGAGGGAACTCTGGCGCTGAAGAATTTTAAAAGAAACAAGAAACGCTATCGTAGTATTGTGCTATCGCTTGTTTTAAGTATAGTGCTGTTCATATCGACCAGTGCTTTGGTAGCTGATTTGAAACAAGTTTCAAATCAGGCATCAGAGGTTACTGACCAGGACATCATTTTTTCCACACAGGACATGAATGACAGTAAAATGCTACAGCTATACAATAAGCTGAAGACTACCAATGGTGTGTATGAAGGCTTGTATCAAGAACTTATGACCTATTCATGTGTTGTTAAAGTAAGTGAACTTACAGATGATTACTTGAACTATGAGGGTTCACATTCGCCATCTGAAACGGTTGATATGCCAGTAGATATGCAGTTTCTTGATGACAGTACGTATCTGAACATTATCAAAAGTCTGGGGTTGCCAACAGAAGAGTACACTGGGCAAAATGCAAAAATGATTGCCGTTTCCATGATGGTGGAGGATGACCATACTATTGATATCTTCACAAATTCTTCCATAAATCTTAAACTTACTTCTGAAGCTGATAGCAAGTCGAACACAGTCGATAGGCAAAATGTAAACATTTCATTTGTAAAAGTCGTGCCACCTGATTCTCCACCAGGTGTCAGAAACTCAAAGATGAGGAAAGCCTGCTTCAGGGTGTTGGCACCTTATTCGGTCAAAGATTCGTTTGAGACTCCAAGTATTTCTAAAGGAATTAAAAGCTTGAGTTTTAAATCAAAGAATCCCAATCAGTCAGTTGCAGAAATGGAGAAAATCATCGAAATCGAAGGGATTACGGCTGAGTATAACCTGTACAATATGTATGGAATGATGGACGAAAACCGTAATTACATCTTTATTGCCAACGTGTTCGCATATACTTTTATAATTATGATCTCGCTGATTGCAGTAGCCAATGTATTCAACACAATTTCCACAAATATCAAGCTACGCCGTCGTGAACTTGCCATGCTTCGCTCTGTGGGAATGTCTGAACGCGATTTTCAGAAGATGATGAATTTTGAGTGTGCCTTTTATGGCATGAGGTCGCTGTTCTTTGGACTTCCTATAGCTGTAATTTCTTCCTGGCTAATTCATAAAGGAATGGTCAAAGATGATATAGATTTTGTACTTCCATGGACCAGTATCGGAATCAGCGTGTTTGTCGTTCTCTTTATAGTGTTCATTACAATGTTGTATGCCATTAGTAAAATAAAAAGAGAAAATATTATTGATGCGCTTAGGGATGATATGACTTAA
- a CDS encoding ABC transporter ATP-binding protein codes for MEFLKIENLCKVYGKGENKVTALDNVSLTIEKGEFTAIIGSSGSGKSTLLHIIGGVDVPTSGKVYLDGQDVYAQSNEKLAIFRRRQVGLIYQFHNLIPTLNVVENITLPILMDKRKVNEERLNDLMDLLGLKDRKTHLPNQLSGGQQQRVSIGRALMNAPAVMLADEPTGSLDSRNGHEIINLLKLSNKKYRQTLIIVTHDENIALQADRIICISDGKVTRDERR; via the coding sequence ATGGAGTTCTTAAAAATTGAAAATCTATGCAAGGTCTACGGCAAGGGCGAGAACAAAGTTACCGCACTTGACAATGTTTCGCTTACAATAGAAAAGGGGGAGTTTACTGCAATCATTGGTTCATCTGGCTCAGGAAAATCCACATTACTTCATATCATCGGTGGAGTGGACGTACCAACAAGCGGAAAGGTGTATTTGGACGGTCAGGATGTATATGCCCAAAGCAATGAAAAGCTGGCCATTTTCCGTAGGCGACAAGTCGGACTGATTTACCAATTTCATAACCTTATTCCAACTCTGAATGTTGTGGAAAACATCACTTTACCTATACTGATGGACAAGCGAAAGGTCAATGAGGAACGCTTAAATGACTTGATGGACCTACTTGGGCTAAAAGACCGCAAAACGCATTTACCAAATCAGCTTTCTGGCGGTCAGCAACAGCGTGTTTCCATAGGACGTGCTTTAATGAATGCCCCAGCGGTAATGCTTGCTGATGAACCCACAGGTAGTTTAGACAGCCGAAATGGACATGAAATTATCAATCTATTGAAATTAAGCAATAAAAAATATCGTCAAACCCTTATCATTGTAACGCATGACGAAAATATAGCCCTGCAAGCAGACCGCATTATCTGCATATCAGATGGCAAAGTGACGCGAGATGAAAGGAGGTAG
- a CDS encoding recombinase family protein, with amino-acid sequence MKAAIYSRKSKFTGKGESIENQIQLCMDYAKSVGIKDFLIYEDEGFSGGNIDRPQFKKMMQDAKANKFDYLVCYRLDRISRNVSDFSTLIEKLNKLDISFISIKEQFDTSTPMGRAMMFISSVFAQLERETIAERIKDNMYELARTGRWLGGKTPHGFSSKKIKYLDENLKERSMYQLEVSDDEMEVVKIVYAKYLELRSLSQLYKYVYHNGIKGPRGGKFDPSSLSGILRSPVYVKANDVVVEYLRNNNMEVIGTPDNECGILTYAKNTSTPIAAIAKHKGIIDSTTWLEVQGLLDANRDKSPRIATGKVALLSGILKCSKCGSNMRITYKGKRTDKELKYYYVCGTKKNLGVDACNCKNLKGPLVEAIVIERIKNCNVESIIDAFHENKIKVDNASNSINSEINLFRNFIKDKEKIISNLVIELAKNTGSVASNYIISQIESLNSEIEELKVKVRNLEDNNADIKNASVNLDIVVSNLEKFNNMVDDANLDNKKLLLSTIIDSIVWDSSSNTLSIVYMGADIDDLVSLSDRSHFCSDGRSNKHIR; translated from the coding sequence ATGAAGGCTGCAATTTATTCAAGAAAATCAAAATTTACGGGCAAAGGTGAATCTATAGAAAATCAAATACAACTATGTATGGACTATGCTAAATCTGTTGGTATAAAAGATTTTTTAATATATGAAGATGAAGGCTTTAGTGGTGGTAATATAGATAGACCTCAGTTTAAAAAAATGATGCAAGATGCAAAAGCAAACAAATTTGATTATCTTGTGTGTTATAGATTGGATAGAATATCAAGAAATGTATCTGACTTCTCTACTCTAATAGAAAAATTAAATAAACTAGATATATCTTTTATATCTATCAAAGAGCAATTTGACACTTCTACTCCAATGGGAAGAGCTATGATGTTTATATCTAGTGTATTTGCACAGCTTGAAAGAGAAACAATAGCTGAACGTATAAAAGATAATATGTATGAACTTGCTCGTACTGGGAGATGGCTAGGTGGTAAAACACCTCATGGATTTAGCAGTAAAAAAATCAAATACTTAGATGAAAACCTAAAAGAAAGAAGTATGTATCAGTTAGAAGTTAGTGATGATGAGATGGAAGTTGTTAAAATAGTTTATGCTAAGTATCTAGAACTTAGATCTTTATCTCAATTATACAAATATGTTTATCACAATGGAATAAAAGGTCCTCGTGGTGGTAAATTTGACCCTAGTTCATTATCTGGTATACTTAGAAGTCCTGTTTATGTAAAAGCTAATGATGTTGTTGTAGAATATCTTAGAAATAATAATATGGAAGTTATCGGTACTCCTGATAATGAATGTGGAATACTTACTTATGCTAAAAATACATCTACACCTATAGCAGCTATTGCTAAACATAAAGGAATTATAGATTCTACTACTTGGCTTGAAGTTCAAGGTTTACTTGATGCTAATCGTGATAAGAGTCCAAGAATTGCTACTGGTAAAGTTGCTTTATTATCAGGAATTTTAAAATGTTCTAAGTGTGGTTCTAATATGAGAATTACTTATAAAGGCAAACGAACTGATAAAGAATTAAAGTATTATTATGTATGTGGTACTAAAAAGAATCTTGGTGTTGATGCTTGTAATTGTAAAAATCTTAAAGGACCTTTAGTTGAAGCTATTGTTATTGAAAGAATTAAAAATTGTAATGTAGAATCTATTATAGATGCTTTTCATGAAAATAAGATTAAAGTTGATAATGCATCAAATAGTATTAATAGTGAGATTAATTTATTTAGGAATTTTATTAAGGATAAAGAAAAAATCATCAGTAATTTAGTTATAGAACTTGCTAAAAATACTGGTAGTGTTGCTTCTAATTATATTATCTCTCAGATTGAAAGTTTAAATAGTGAAATTGAAGAATTAAAAGTTAAGGTTAGAAACTTAGAAGATAACAATGCTGATATTAAAAATGCCAGTGTTAATTTAGATATTGTTGTTAGTAATTTAGAAAAGTTTAACAATATGGTTGATGATGCTAATTTGGATAATAAGAAGTTATTGTTGTCTACTATTATTGATTCTATAGTTTGGGATAGTTCTAGCAACACTCTTAGCATTGTTTATATGGGTGCTGACATAGATGACTTAGTTTCGTTGTCTGATAGGTCGCACTTTTGTAGCGATGGCAGAAGCAATAAGCATATCAGATAA
- a CDS encoding N-acetylmuramoyl-L-alanine amidase — MKVVVIPGHTLTGKGTGAVGYINESKETRIMNDLIVKWLKLGGATVYTGKVDASNNHLADQCAIANKQEADLAVQIHFNANVTTSTPEGTETIYKSNNGKAYAEKVNAKLATVFKNRGAKSDVRDLYWLNHTNATAILIEVCFVDSKADTDYYVNNKDKVAKLIAEGILNKSISNSQGGDKVYENVIVYKGDADKVAAQILYWQLKDALVVEASSYKQGLGKKVYVVGGEANNLVKGDVIINGADRYETVKLALRQVGKL; from the coding sequence TTGAAAGTAGTAGTAATACCAGGGCACACTTTAACTGGGAAAGGTACAGGAGCTGTAGGATATATAAACGAAAGTAAAGAAACAAGAATAATGAATGACTTAATAGTTAAATGGCTTAAATTAGGAGGGGCTACTGTTTATACAGGAAAAGTTGATGCATCAAATAATCATTTAGCTGACCAATGTGCTATAGCAAATAAACAAGAAGCTGATTTAGCTGTTCAGATTCATTTTAATGCAAATGTTACAACTTCAACCCCAGAAGGTACAGAAACTATATATAAATCTAATAATGGAAAAGCATATGCAGAAAAGGTAAATGCTAAACTAGCTACAGTATTTAAAAATAGAGGTGCAAAATCTGATGTTAGAGATCTTTATTGGCTTAATCACACTAACGCAACAGCTATACTAATAGAAGTATGCTTTGTAGATAGCAAAGCGGATACAGATTACTATGTTAATAATAAAGATAAAGTTGCTAAGTTAATAGCAGAAGGAATATTAAATAAATCTATATCAAATTCTCAAGGGGGAGATAAAGTGTATGAAAATGTAATAGTTTATAAGGGGGACGCTGATAAAGTTGCTGCTCAAATTTTATACTGGCAATTGAAAGATGCTTTAGTAGTAGAAGCATCTAGCTATAAGCAAGGTTTAGGCAAAAAAGTTTATGTTGTAGGTGGAGAAGCTAATAATCTTGTAAAAGGTGATGTAATAATAAATGGTGCTGATAGATATGAAACTGTAAAATTAGCATTAAGACAAGTAGGTAAGTTATAA
- a CDS encoding cytidine/deoxycytidylate deaminase family protein encodes MESKLENRCSWQEYFMRLCETVAERGTCDRAYVGAIIVNSENRIVSTGYNGSISGDNHCSEVGHEMRDGHCIRTIHAEQNALYYCAKEGISVKDCSIYVTHFPCLNCTKAIIQSGIKHIYYKTGYRMDEYALRLLQSSNVLYTKLQF; translated from the coding sequence TTGGAAAGTAAACTTGAAAATAGATGTTCATGGCAAGAGTATTTTATGAGATTATGTGAGACAGTAGCTGAAAGAGGTACTTGTGACAGAGCTTATGTTGGAGCTATAATTGTTAACTCAGAAAACAGAATCGTATCTACTGGATACAATGGTAGTATATCTGGAGATAATCACTGTAGTGAAGTTGGTCATGAGATGAGAGATGGTCATTGTATTAGAACCATTCATGCCGAACAAAATGCCCTTTACTATTGTGCTAAAGAAGGCATATCAGTTAAAGATTGTTCTATTTATGTAACCCATTTTCCTTGTTTAAATTGTACTAAGGCCATAATTCAATCTGGAATTAAACATATCTACTATAAAACTGGATATAGGATGGATGAATATGCCTTGAGATTATTACAATCAAGCAATGTGTTATATACAAAATTGCAATTTTAA
- a CDS encoding response regulator transcription factor: MKRIFLVEDDKAIAKNLMLLLHSEGFEVTHAPTRGEAIAILSSNKFDLALIDISLPDGNGFTVCTEIKEMQDVPVIFLTASGDEASVVTGLNIGADDYITKPFRPRELIARIGTALRKNGRSEAAFEICGLHVDMASGVVKKNSNEVFLSALEYRLLLVFINNPKSIITRSRLLDELWDAAGEFVNDNTLTVYIKRLREKIESDPASPQIILTVRGTGYRLGDDYASK, translated from the coding sequence ATGAAACGAATATTTTTGGTTGAGGACGATAAAGCAATCGCTAAAAATCTTATGCTTTTGCTGCACTCAGAAGGATTTGAAGTCACTCACGCTCCTACACGAGGTGAAGCTATTGCCATACTTTCCAGTAATAAATTTGACTTGGCGTTAATTGATATTTCCTTACCTGACGGAAATGGTTTTACAGTTTGCACAGAAATCAAAGAAATGCAAGATGTTCCTGTTATCTTTCTGACAGCTTCAGGCGATGAGGCGAGTGTTGTTACTGGGCTGAATATAGGCGCAGATGACTATATAACAAAACCTTTTCGTCCACGTGAATTGATTGCGCGAATTGGAACTGCCCTACGAAAAAACGGACGTTCAGAAGCGGCTTTTGAAATCTGTGGGCTTCATGTCGATATGGCAAGTGGCGTTGTGAAAAAAAACAGCAATGAGGTTTTTCTTTCAGCTTTAGAGTACCGCTTGTTGTTGGTGTTTATTAATAACCCCAAAAGTATTATCACGAGGAGCAGGCTCCTTGATGAATTATGGGACGCGGCGGGTGAGTTTGTCAATGATAATACATTAACTGTGTACATAAAGCGCTTGAGGGAGAAGATAGAGAGCGACCCAGCAAGCCCACAAATAATTCTGACTGTTCGTGGGACAGGGTATAGATTGGGGGACGATTATGCTTCGAAATAG
- a CDS encoding HAMP domain-containing histidine kinase translates to MLRNREFKQFAILFSLMAVTTVTLGFTINMVAGILSIISVTAFGLAFFSFTKARYKNIAQISNQIDLVLHNADHLYIGESDEGELSILHSEITKMTLCIREQNDALKKEKEHLADSLADIAHQLRTPLTSANIILSLLSNSSDENQRKALVRETEELFVKMDWLITSLLKLSRLDAGIVVFQSEQIDVNNLIYNSLRPFLIPIELHNIALQIDVPKGMIIQGDSGWLSEAIQNILKNCMESAGDNGKIEIVCEDNPLFTEITIHDSGTGFEKEDLPYLFDRFYRGKNAEATGYGIGLALCKIIITRQGGTITAKNHQKGGAIFVIRFPK, encoded by the coding sequence ATGCTTCGAAATAGAGAGTTTAAGCAGTTTGCTATTTTGTTCTCTTTAATGGCTGTCACCACTGTAACGCTTGGATTTACAATAAATATGGTGGCGGGAATCCTTTCTATTATTTCTGTTACTGCCTTTGGTTTAGCGTTTTTCTCTTTTACCAAAGCTCGATATAAAAATATTGCACAGATTTCTAATCAAATTGATCTTGTGCTTCATAATGCTGACCATCTGTATATTGGTGAATCGGACGAGGGCGAACTTTCCATTCTGCACAGCGAGATAACAAAAATGACACTATGTATTCGGGAACAAAACGATGCGCTGAAAAAAGAAAAAGAACATCTTGCTGATTCGTTGGCTGACATAGCCCACCAACTCCGCACACCTCTTACATCCGCGAATATTATTCTGTCATTGCTATCAAATAGCTCTGATGAAAATCAACGAAAGGCATTGGTGAGGGAAACAGAGGAATTATTTGTAAAGATGGATTGGTTGATTACTTCCCTATTGAAGTTATCTCGCTTAGACGCAGGTATTGTAGTTTTCCAAAGCGAGCAGATAGATGTGAACAACTTGATATACAACTCACTTCGACCATTTCTAATTCCAATTGAACTGCATAACATTGCTTTACAAATAGATGTGCCTAAAGGAATGATTATTCAGGGTGATTCGGGTTGGCTTTCAGAAGCAATTCAGAATATCCTCAAAAATTGTATGGAAAGTGCAGGCGATAATGGGAAGATTGAGATTGTTTGTGAGGATAATCCGCTATTTACTGAGATTACTATCCATGACAGTGGCACAGGATTTGAAAAAGAAGATTTACCTTATTTGTTTGATAGATTTTATCGTGGTAAAAACGCAGAAGCCACAGGATATGGGATTGGATTGGCACTCTGTAAAATAATTATAACACGACAGGGAGGGACGATTACTGCAAAAAATCACCAAAAAGGTGGCGCGATATTTGTAATTCGTTTCCCAAAGTGA
- a CDS encoding prolyl-tRNA synthetase associated domain-containing protein — translation MMNAQQEVYKKLDELNISYEIVNHPAVYTIDEMEQLKTLQMEFVVKNLFLRDSKGKEHFLVVLGKDKKADLKDIRQKIDSKPLSFASEERLEKYLKLTKGAVTPFGILNDTDAIVKIVFDKDLLKMDKIGIHPNDNTATVFLKFEDLKRIIEKNGNEIYYVEV, via the coding sequence ATTATGAACGCTCAACAAGAAGTATATAAAAAATTGGATGAACTAAATATATCTTATGAAATTGTAAATCATCCTGCAGTCTATACAATTGATGAAATGGAACAATTAAAAACACTACAAATGGAGTTTGTTGTAAAAAATTTATTCCTTCGTGATTCTAAGGGTAAAGAGCACTTTTTAGTTGTCTTAGGTAAAGATAAAAAAGCAGATTTAAAGGATATACGCCAAAAAATTGATAGTAAACCTCTTAGTTTCGCTTCTGAAGAAAGACTTGAAAAATATCTAAAACTTACTAAGGGAGCTGTAACACCTTTTGGTATACTAAATGATACTGATGCTATTGTAAAAATTGTATTTGATAAAGATTTATTGAAAATGGATAAAATAGGTATACATCCAAATGACAATACTGCCACTGTATTTTTAAAGTTTGAAGATTTAAAAAGGATTATAGAAAAAAATGGAAATGAAATATACTATGTAGAAGTATAG
- a CDS encoding ABC transporter substrate-binding protein encodes MFKKIIAIASSIVMSTICLTGCDFNSNDENDKSASSKDLDKVTIAEVTHSVFYAPQYAAITKGFFEDEGIKIDLINTQGADKTMAALISGEANVGLMGPEASIYVYNQNKNDYAVNFAQLTKRDGSFLVAREKMPNFSYDDLKGKEILGGRKGGVPLMTFEYVLKDKGLTIGENLKAGNVNVRTDVQKSVCL; translated from the coding sequence ATGTTTAAAAAAATAATCGCAATTGCAAGTTCTATTGTTATGAGCACAATATGCTTAACTGGATGTGATTTTAACTCTAATGATGAAAATGATAAGTCTGCTTCATCTAAAGACTTAGATAAAGTAACTATTGCAGAAGTTACTCATTCTGTTTTTTATGCCCCACAATATGCTGCTATTACAAAAGGATTCTTCGAGGATGAAGGAATAAAGATTGACCTTATAAATACTCAAGGTGCGGATAAAACTATGGCAGCTTTAATTTCAGGTGAAGCAAATGTAGGCTTAATGGGTCCTGAAGCTTCCATATATGTATATAATCAAAACAAAAACGATTATGCTGTAAACTTTGCACAATTAACTAAAAGAGATGGTAGTTTTTTAGTTGCCAGAGAAAAGATGCCTAATTTCTCATATGATGATTTAAAAGGAAAAGAAATATTAGGTGGTAGAAAAGGTGGCGTTCCACTAATGACTTTTGAATATGTTCTAAAAGACAAAGGACTTACTATTGGAGAAAATTTAAAAGCAGGCAATGTCAACGTAAGAACTGATGTACAAAAATCAGTCTGTTTATAA